CCGCAAGCATTGACTTTCTCAACGACTAAGGGAACAGCGCCTGACATTTGCTGTCCGATGGGACCTAGATCGCCCGTAGCAGGGAGGAGAGAGCCAAGCTTCAGTGCTTGCGTGCTAGCTTGTACATTTGTTGCAACCGGAGCTGTTGCCGGTGCAGAATCGGCAGTTGTTGTTTGGGGCGTGCTGCTTGTTGTTGTGGTTTGTTGACAAGCCGCAGCCAAAAAACCGAGCGAGAGAGTAGCAGTAGCTAGGGCGAGAGTACCTGATAAGCGTTTCACCAAAACAGGATCGGTCGTTTTCATAGAGTTGTTTATCGTCGATGCGATTGAAAATTAATGCAGATTATTCTTGCATAACTGGGTAGAAAACTGGATCTAATTACACCTACCCAATGGCGGAGATATTTTCTTCAGCAATAAAGTTCCCCGATCGCCACAATTTCTCCCAAAAGACAGAGGAACGAAACGATTGGCAATCGCTGCAATTCTTTTTCAGCTATGGGCTTATGAGGTGTAATTCACCCACAGCAGAAATCTGGTAAATTTTTAAAACGGAGAGGGAGGGATTCGAACCCTCGGATGGGTCTTACGAGTCCATCAACAGATTAGCAATCTGCCGCTTTCGACCACTCAGCCACCTCTCCTGGTGACATGGCTTCATGATTATAACAAGCTTTGCGCCAAGAAGCAAAAGATCGGTTGTCAGTTATCAGTTGTCAGTTATCAGTGACTAGTGGCTAGACTTTCCTCCTTGTCCCCTCACCCCTCACTCCTCGCCCCTCACTCCTCGTTTATGGCTTACCGCAATCCCGTTCCTACAGTTGACGTTATCATCGAATTAATTGACCGACCGCAGCGACCGATTGTCTTAATCGAGCGCCATAATCCTCCTTACGGTTGGGCGATCCCTGGCGGTTTTATTGATTATGGCGAGTTAGCAGAACTAGCCGCACGTCGAGAAGCTGAAGAAGAAATTGGCTTGCAGGTAGAATTAATCGAACAGTTCCACGTTTATTCCGATCCCAACCGCGATCCGCGCCAGCATACGTTAAGCGTAGTATTCATTGCTACGGCGACAGGCGAACCCAAAGCTGGAGATGATGCTAAGGGTGTTGGCATTTTTGAATCTTGGCAAGTCCCTACGAACTTATGCTTCGATCACGATCGCATCTTGCGCGATTATTGGCGTTACCGTCATTACAATATTCGTCCCTTGTTAACGAGTGAGTAGGGTTTACTTAACATAGTTGTTGTTCTACTGTGATATTTGGCGAACAAACTTCTACAAGTACAGCTAACCTTACGCCAAACTAGGCTGTCACGCATTTAACTTGCATCATCAGCCCAGACCTTTTGACTTTTGACTTTTGACTTTTGACTTTTAACTTTTGACTTTTGACTTTTAACTTAACTTATGACTCGCAAAATCATCCGTACCGATGCCGCACCCGCACCCGTGGGACCATATAATCAAGCGATTGCGGCTAGCGGACAAATGGTATTTGTCGCTGGGCAAATTCCCCTCGATCCTCAGAGTGGGGAAATTATCGGTACGGGGGATGTAACTGCCCAGACGAAGCAAGTGATGGCAAATTTAGAGGCAATTCTCGCCGCAGCAGGAGCAAAGTTTCAGGATGTGGTGAAGACAACCGTATTCTTAAAAGATATGAATGATTTTGCGGCGATGAATGGGGTTTATGCTCAATATTTTGATGAAGCAAATGCCCCAGCGCGTGCTTGCGTGCAAGTATCGCGGTTGCCGAAAGATGTGTTAGTGGAGATTGAGTGTATTGCGGCGATCGGTGCTTAATTGCATGGTTTGAGTGGCGCGATCGCGTTCAGCTATTGCTTAGCAACGTCGAACCACTCAATTAATTTTCTATATTATTACAAGATTATTACAAGAACCTAGCTTTTATTTTTTTCTATCTCAGTTTGAAATAATAACCTATACCCAATCGCAGATTGATAGCTATTTGGTTTATTAGTTAGCTTGCCATTTATTGAGCGTAACTACATCAAAAGGTAGAGTGATTGTATCACTAAAAACATTTTATCTCTATCGCTAGCAAGATACATTATTCAGATAAAGTTTTAGCCTAGTTAATAAGTTCAAACTAAATGGAAGGAATTAATATGGCTCTTCACAAACTTGAGGACTTTGATACTAATTATCAAGATTCTTTTGACGGCGACGATATTAAAAATTATGAAGTTTATTCAGATAGAGATAATGAAAAAGTAGGCACTGTCAAGAATATCTTGGTCGATGAAGATGGTCGTTTTCGTTATTTAGTTGTTGACACTGGCTTTTGGATTTTTGGTAAACAGGTCTTACTACCAGTGGGACGTTCTCGCATTGACCAAAACCAGCGACACGTTTATGCAGTTGGCTTTACCAAAGAGCAAGCGGAAAGCTTACCAGAGTTTAGCGACGATCTGAAAATTGATGACGCATATGAAGAACGGGTGCGAGGAGTTTATCGCGATCGCCCCCTAGAATCATCAGCAGCATTAGGTTCGACAGCTCCAGCAGCAAAAACAGTTAATTCCGATCGCAGCACTTACAATTATCAGCAAGAGCCAGATCTGTACGATATGAACCAGCCAGATCGTCAATCGCTCAAGCTGTATGAAGAAAGGCTGATTGCGAATAAAACCCGTCGTAAAGCCGGAGAAGTTTCCGTAGGCAAGCGCGTTGAAACTGAAACAGAAAGAGTTTCAGTTCCAGTAGAAAAAGAACGAGTTGTGGTCGAGCGCGTCACGCCAAATGATGCTGGTAGACCAGCTGCTCCAGGAGAAGCAAACTTCCGCGAAGGTGAAGCTGCACGTATGGAGATTTATGAAGAAACTCCCGACATTCGTAAGGAAGCTGTTTTACGTGAAGAAGTCAGAGTTAGAAAGGAAACCGATCGCGAAATGGTCAACGCCGAAGAAACAGTGCGGCGAGAAGAACTCGATTTGGATGCTTCGGGTCGTCCGATTGTAGATAAGAACGATCCTAACTACCACCAATAGAGCATTTACGTTTGATGGAAAGGCGACGCACACTCGTGTCTTCTAGACATGAGTTAGTCGCCGGATCTATGGTGTAATCGAGTATAAATAAACACCTTATTTAGCGATCGCACCATAAGTAAGTCAAAAGTTAAAAGTCAAAAGTCAAAAAACTGAAAACTAGACCTCCTGCACGAATGCCCAGCGAATGGAATTCGGGGCTATACAAACGTAGACGCAAAGCGGCTTCCCGAAGGGTAGTCCGCAAGGCAAGGACTGACCCTTTCATGTGGCTATGAGTGTGCGCTCGTCACACTTTGTCTGTGTAGCTGCGAATTCTATTCGCCTGCTGCGACAGCTTGCCAAAAATTAATTGAGAGAAACACTACAGCCGATATTGATGAAACACCTCGCTAGCGGCGCGGTGGACGAGGGAATGACGGTAAACGAGAGATTCCATATCTTCTGCATACCCGCCACCAATGACGCAGGCGACAGGATAGCCAGCCGCAACGCAGGTACTCAAAACTTGCATGTCGCGGCGAAATAAACCAGTATTGGTTAAAGCTAATTTCCCCAAGCGATCGCCTATATGCGGATCGACTCCGGCATCATATAATACTAGGTCTGGCTGAATCCTTGATAGTAAATCTGGTAAATATTGAGCAAGAGTTTGTAAATATTCATCGTCTTCCATGCCTTCGGGTAAAGGCACATCTAAATCGCTTTTCTGTTTTGTCCCAGGAAAGTTAATTTCGCAATGCATTGAGAACGTAAACACGCTGGGGTCATTTTGAAAGATAAAAGCCGTACCATCGCCTTGATGTACGTCTAAATCTACAATCAAAACTTTGCGAACGAGATTTAATTCTTGTAATACACGAGTGGCGATCGCCAAATCGTTAAAAATACAGAAACCAGAACCATAACTGGGAAAAGCATGATGGGTTCCTCCTGCTGTATTGCAAGCTAATCCGCACTCTAACGCTAACTTGGCGGTTAAAACAGTTCCCCCGACTGCAACACAAGTACGGTTGGCTAAAGCTGGACTCCAAGGTAAGCCAATTCGCCTTTGTGCTTTAGCATCTAATGTTCCATTACAGTATGCTTGGACGTATTCCGGTACGTGTACCAACTCAATCCACTTCTGCGACGGACGTTCGGGAATCTGAAATTGTTCTGGATATGCTACGCCATCAGCTATCAGTAACTCGTAAAGCAACTGAAACTTCGGCATGGGAAAGCGATGAGTATCGGGTAAGGGAACGACGTAATCGGAGTGATAGACCAGGGGTAAATCCATGCTTAGCTAAATTGTTCCACATTTAATTTGCAAGCATATAGCAGCTAAAAGCCTTGCTGCAACTACATTTTCCCTTTTTAACTTTTAACTTTTGACTTACTTATGACTTCCCTATATTTTCTCTCCCATGCGGTACAAGTAAGCTTGACATATCTGGACCTGCGGGAATAATCCCACCAGGATTTAAGGGAAATAGATTGCCGTAGTAATCTTGCTTGACACTTTCTAAATCGCAAGTATCAGCTACCCCAGGTAATTGATACAAATCACGCAGATACGCTCCTAAATGGTGATAATCTTGAATGCGGCGGCGGTTGCACTTAAATATGCCGTAGTAGGCAACATCAAACCGAAATAAGGTGGTAAATAGCCGGATGTCTGCTAGAGTTACGCAATCGCCGCACAGATACCGACTGTTTGCCAAGACTACATCAATTTCGTCCAAAGTCGCAAATAATTCGTTGCAAGCTTCTAAGTATGCCGCTTGTGTCTGAGCCAAACCGCAACGATATACCCCATTATTGACAGTATGATAGATTTTTTCATTCCACCAGTCAATCTTTTCTCGCAAATCTTCAGGATAAAGATCTAATTTTGGCTGCTGAGCAAACTCGTTCAAGGCATTATTGAAAATGACAATAATTTCCGCGCTCTCGTTATTGACGATCGCCTTTGTTTGTTTATCCCATAAGACGGGAACCGTACAGCGTCCTTGATATCCTGGTTTTGCCAACTGATACAACTCTGCTAAGCTGCGACAGCCTTCTTCTTGCTGAGGTAGTACCCAACCGCCTTGAATTGGATCGGGTGTGGCGATCGCCACTGAGATGGCATCTTCTAAACCCTTGAGCGATCGGATCGCGAGCGTTCTATGCGCCCAAGGGCAACTAAGTCCGACGAAAAGTTGGTAGCGTCCTGTTGCTGGTGGGTAAGGACTGTCTATACCAATAGAGTCGCGAAACTGACTGCTAGGACGAAGATATTCTCCCGATTTACCACGGGGTGCAAGCTGCGACATCATCAACTGCCAAAGTGTCGTCCAAACAAATTTGCCCAACCAGATAATTAACTTGGGTGGTAAAGATTTCCCCTTCTGCTTGGGTTTGGAAGCAGTTACATTTTGGTTATCAGCGCTCATTTTCAGACAAAAATCACCGATTTATTGTCAGCTTGGCTTTCTCGATCGACCGTCTATAAAGGCTTAGAAAGTTGGAAAAGTCAGGAAATGCAAATGAAAAGACATGAACCTTCACATCTTGCGATACTATAGCCTAAATCTAGCTGCACTCTTTTTATTATAAAACTTTTAAGGATTTAATCTGGTTTTTGCGCCCAATTTAAACCCATAGCCAAAATCTCTGGATATTTTGACCGAGTGTTTTGCTTCAGGTGCTTGCTGTTAGAATGATACTCAATAAACTAAACTCAAACAGCGAAAATTGACGCAAAAGCAAATATAATTTCAGCTAAGCTCCGAATTACCTCAAGTCTCGTCACTTTACTAGTTGTTTATGGCTACCATGCCTCCAGCTAAATCTAAACGCGAGCGTGGTGTCATTCTCACTCCTCAAGGATGGCAAAAACTACAACGGGCAAAGCAAGCGGTAGAGGTAGAGTCGAACTGGGGTCGGCGCTTAACTCGCGAACAACTAAGCGATCGCACGGGTTTATCGCTACATACCATTTCCCGCATTCTCCAGCGCCAAGAACGGGTAGATCGGCAGTCGCTAGAGTGCTTTTTTCAAGCCTTCAGCCTAGAATTATCCTCGGGAGACTGTACCATA
This genomic stretch from Scytonema millei VB511283 harbors:
- a CDS encoding histone deacetylase family protein; its protein translation is MDLPLVYHSDYVVPLPDTHRFPMPKFQLLYELLIADGVAYPEQFQIPERPSQKWIELVHVPEYVQAYCNGTLDAKAQRRIGLPWSPALANRTCVAVGGTVLTAKLALECGLACNTAGGTHHAFPSYGSGFCIFNDLAIATRVLQELNLVRKVLIVDLDVHQGDGTAFIFQNDPSVFTFSMHCEINFPGTKQKSDLDVPLPEGMEDDEYLQTLAQYLPDLLSRIQPDLVLYDAGVDPHIGDRLGKLALTNTGLFRRDMQVLSTCVAAGYPVACVIGGGYAEDMESLVYRHSLVHRAASEVFHQYRL
- a CDS encoding RidA family protein codes for the protein MTRKIIRTDAAPAPVGPYNQAIAASGQMVFVAGQIPLDPQSGEIIGTGDVTAQTKQVMANLEAILAAAGAKFQDVVKTTVFLKDMNDFAAMNGVYAQYFDEANAPARACVQVSRLPKDVLVEIECIAAIGA
- a CDS encoding NUDIX domain-containing protein, giving the protein MAYRNPVPTVDVIIELIDRPQRPIVLIERHNPPYGWAIPGGFIDYGELAELAARREAEEEIGLQVELIEQFHVYSDPNRDPRQHTLSVVFIATATGEPKAGDDAKGVGIFESWQVPTNLCFDHDRILRDYWRYRHYNIRPLLTSE
- a CDS encoding glutathione S-transferase family protein, with the translated sequence MSADNQNVTASKPKQKGKSLPPKLIIWLGKFVWTTLWQLMMSQLAPRGKSGEYLRPSSQFRDSIGIDSPYPPATGRYQLFVGLSCPWAHRTLAIRSLKGLEDAISVAIATPDPIQGGWVLPQQEEGCRSLAELYQLAKPGYQGRCTVPVLWDKQTKAIVNNESAEIIVIFNNALNEFAQQPKLDLYPEDLREKIDWWNEKIYHTVNNGVYRCGLAQTQAAYLEACNELFATLDEIDVVLANSRYLCGDCVTLADIRLFTTLFRFDVAYYGIFKCNRRRIQDYHHLGAYLRDLYQLPGVADTCDLESVKQDYYGNLFPLNPGGIIPAGPDMSSLLVPHGRENIGKS
- a CDS encoding DUF2382 domain-containing protein, translated to MALHKLEDFDTNYQDSFDGDDIKNYEVYSDRDNEKVGTVKNILVDEDGRFRYLVVDTGFWIFGKQVLLPVGRSRIDQNQRHVYAVGFTKEQAESLPEFSDDLKIDDAYEERVRGVYRDRPLESSAALGSTAPAAKTVNSDRSTYNYQQEPDLYDMNQPDRQSLKLYEERLIANKTRRKAGEVSVGKRVETETERVSVPVEKERVVVERVTPNDAGRPAAPGEANFREGEAARMEIYEETPDIRKEAVLREEVRVRKETDREMVNAEETVRREELDLDASGRPIVDKNDPNYHQ